In one window of Falco cherrug isolate bFalChe1 chromosome 12, bFalChe1.pri, whole genome shotgun sequence DNA:
- the PDZK1IP1 gene encoding PDZK1-interacting protein 1 isoform X2, producing the protein MEQMSRNGTAARGNLQPWSQGVIAVVVFLVLVAIAFVVNRLWCKEKVENVETVVSVEDKQEAVMSNGHEGKYLTAAADFRSKESQHAYENTLEPEERVITTAM; encoded by the exons cccGGGGCAATCTCCAGCCATGGTCACAGGGTGTCATCGCAGTAGTTGTGTTTCTAGTCTTGGTGGCCATCGCTTTTGTGGTTAATAGGCTCTGGTGTAAGGAGAAAGT GGAAAATGTCGAGACGGTGGTGAGTGTCGAGGACAAGCAGGAGGCTGTCATGTCCAATGGTCACGAAGGGAAATACCTAACTGCTGCAGCCGACTTCAG GTCCAAAGAGAGCCAGCACGCTTACGAGAACACCCTGGAGCCGGAGGAGAGGGTGATCACCACTGCCATGTAG
- the PDZK1IP1 gene encoding PDZK1-interacting protein 1 isoform X1 yields MPARRLLLLLLLGLLLALQPACCQEARGNLQPWSQGVIAVVVFLVLVAIAFVVNRLWCKEKVENVETVVSVEDKQEAVMSNGHEGKYLTAAADFRSKESQHAYENTLEPEERVITTAM; encoded by the exons atgcccgcccgccgcctcctcctcctcctcctcctggggctgcttctggccctgcagcctgcctgctgccaggaaG cccGGGGCAATCTCCAGCCATGGTCACAGGGTGTCATCGCAGTAGTTGTGTTTCTAGTCTTGGTGGCCATCGCTTTTGTGGTTAATAGGCTCTGGTGTAAGGAGAAAGT GGAAAATGTCGAGACGGTGGTGAGTGTCGAGGACAAGCAGGAGGCTGTCATGTCCAATGGTCACGAAGGGAAATACCTAACTGCTGCAGCCGACTTCAG GTCCAAAGAGAGCCAGCACGCTTACGAGAACACCCTGGAGCCGGAGGAGAGGGTGATCACCACTGCCATGTAG